From the Dunckerocampus dactyliophorus isolate RoL2022-P2 chromosome 12, RoL_Ddac_1.1, whole genome shotgun sequence genome, one window contains:
- the pld3 gene encoding 5'-3' exonuclease PLD3 isoform X2, whose product MTIDIPYEKLVDVRWTRSDSNRKALTFSCCLLAVATVASLLLAATALYNLLVPSASSAPPYVSSDLRPSLVESCSDPCKIFLVESIPQGVDFNSSTTHGSIYHAWLQLMAQARSSVDIASFYWTLTNKDTGTQEPTANQGENILKNLAELSGSLSVRIAVNTPQESQPRDDLRVLNASGAAIRTVNMRGLTSGVLHTKFWVVDKKHVYIGSANMDWRSLTQVKELGAVVYNCSCLASDLSKIFEAYWFLGESQSIPSSWPSSFTTAYNKDTPLQLPLNNTPSRVYLSSSPPSFCAAGRTSDLESILSVIEDAESFIYISVMNYLPTLEFSHPKRYWEDIDTQLRRVAYEKRVRVRLLISCWASTPPAMFPFLKSLAAVYEPKSKLDIQARLFVVPASAEQKKIPFARVNHNKYMVTDKVAYIGTSNWSGDYFVNTAGSALVVNQTASSSLEPTVQSQLRDVFERDWSSAYSVPLTQHTNLKDVC is encoded by the exons ATGACGATCGACATCCCCTATGAGAAA CTGGTGGACGTCAGGTGGACGAGGTCGGACTCCAACAGAAAAGCACTAACG TTCTCCTGCTGTTTGCTTGCGGTGGCCACCGTCGCCTCCTTGCTGCTGGCTGCCACAGCGCTCTACAACCTGCTGGTGCCGTCTGCTTCTTCCGCGCCTCCATACGTGAGCTCCGACTTACGACCGAGCTTGGTGGAGTCCTGCTCGGACCCGTGCAA GATCTTCCTGGTGGAGAGCATTCCTCAGGGCGTAGACTTCAACTCCAGCACCACTCATGGATCCATCTACCACGCATGGCTGCAACTGATGGCCCAGGCCCGCAGCAGCGTGGACATCGCCTCCTTCTACTGGACGCTCACCAACAAAGACACTGGGACTCAGGAGCCAACAGCCAATCAG GGCGAGAACATCCTGAAGAACCTCGCTGAGCTCTCGGGGTCCTTGTCGGTCCGCATCGCCGTCAACACGCCGCAAGAGAGTCAACCTCGGGACGACCTCAGAGTGCTCAATGCCTCAG GAGCCGCTATCAGGACAGTCAACATGAGGGGGCTCACCTCAGGGGTCCTACACACCAAATTCTGGGTGGTAGACAAGAAACACGTTTACATTGGCAGCGCCAACATGGACTGGAGATccctcacacag GTGAAGGAGCTCGGTGCGGTGGTCTACAACTGTAGCTGCCTGGCTTCAGACCTGTCCAAGATCTTTGAGGCCTACTGGTTCCTGGGGGAGAGCCAGTCCATCCCGTCTTCGTGGCCCAGCAGCTTCACCACCGCGTACAACAAGGACACGCCCCTCCAGCTGCCACTCAACAACACCCCCTCCAGGGTCTACTTGTCG AGCTCCCCGCCATCTTTCTGTGCCGCTGGCAGGACGTCCGACCTGGAGTCCATCCTGAGCGTGATAGAGGACGCAGAGAGCTTCATCTACATCTCTGTCATGAACTACCTGCCTACCTTGGAGTTCTCTCATCCTAAGAG GTATTGGGAGGACATAGACACCCAGCTGAGGCGGGTGGCCTACGAGAAGCGCGTGCGAGTGCGGCTGCTGATCAGCTGCTGGGCCAGCACGCCGCCCGCCATGTTTCCCTTCCTGAAGTCACTGGCGGCCGTCTACGAGCCCAAAAGCAAACTGGACATCCAAGCG CGACTCTTCGTGGTTCCTGCCAGTGCCGAGCAGAAGAAGATCCCCTTTGCCAGAGTCAACCACAACAAGTACATGGTGACTGACAAGGTCGCCTACATCG GGACGTCCAACTGGTCGGGGGACTACTTTGTGAACACAGCAGGATCCGCGTTGGTGGTCAACCAGACGGCGTCCTCATCCCTGGAGCCCACCGTCCAATCACAGCTGAGGGATGTGTTCGAGAGAGACTGGAGCTCCGCCTACAGCGTCCCGCTCACGCAGCACACCAACCTCAAAGACGTCTGCTAG
- the pld3 gene encoding 5'-3' exonuclease PLD3 isoform X1 yields the protein MTIDIPYEKFLKNISTCHNRGSSTNVFELVDVRWTRSDSNRKALTFSCCLLAVATVASLLLAATALYNLLVPSASSAPPYVSSDLRPSLVESCSDPCKIFLVESIPQGVDFNSSTTHGSIYHAWLQLMAQARSSVDIASFYWTLTNKDTGTQEPTANQGENILKNLAELSGSLSVRIAVNTPQESQPRDDLRVLNASGAAIRTVNMRGLTSGVLHTKFWVVDKKHVYIGSANMDWRSLTQVKELGAVVYNCSCLASDLSKIFEAYWFLGESQSIPSSWPSSFTTAYNKDTPLQLPLNNTPSRVYLSSSPPSFCAAGRTSDLESILSVIEDAESFIYISVMNYLPTLEFSHPKRYWEDIDTQLRRVAYEKRVRVRLLISCWASTPPAMFPFLKSLAAVYEPKSKLDIQARLFVVPASAEQKKIPFARVNHNKYMVTDKVAYIGTSNWSGDYFVNTAGSALVVNQTASSSLEPTVQSQLRDVFERDWSSAYSVPLTQHTNLKDVC from the exons ATGACGATCGACATCCCCTATGAGAAA TTCTTGAAAAACATCAGCACCTGTCATAATCGAGGATCTTCGACTAACGTTTTTGAA CTGGTGGACGTCAGGTGGACGAGGTCGGACTCCAACAGAAAAGCACTAACG TTCTCCTGCTGTTTGCTTGCGGTGGCCACCGTCGCCTCCTTGCTGCTGGCTGCCACAGCGCTCTACAACCTGCTGGTGCCGTCTGCTTCTTCCGCGCCTCCATACGTGAGCTCCGACTTACGACCGAGCTTGGTGGAGTCCTGCTCGGACCCGTGCAA GATCTTCCTGGTGGAGAGCATTCCTCAGGGCGTAGACTTCAACTCCAGCACCACTCATGGATCCATCTACCACGCATGGCTGCAACTGATGGCCCAGGCCCGCAGCAGCGTGGACATCGCCTCCTTCTACTGGACGCTCACCAACAAAGACACTGGGACTCAGGAGCCAACAGCCAATCAG GGCGAGAACATCCTGAAGAACCTCGCTGAGCTCTCGGGGTCCTTGTCGGTCCGCATCGCCGTCAACACGCCGCAAGAGAGTCAACCTCGGGACGACCTCAGAGTGCTCAATGCCTCAG GAGCCGCTATCAGGACAGTCAACATGAGGGGGCTCACCTCAGGGGTCCTACACACCAAATTCTGGGTGGTAGACAAGAAACACGTTTACATTGGCAGCGCCAACATGGACTGGAGATccctcacacag GTGAAGGAGCTCGGTGCGGTGGTCTACAACTGTAGCTGCCTGGCTTCAGACCTGTCCAAGATCTTTGAGGCCTACTGGTTCCTGGGGGAGAGCCAGTCCATCCCGTCTTCGTGGCCCAGCAGCTTCACCACCGCGTACAACAAGGACACGCCCCTCCAGCTGCCACTCAACAACACCCCCTCCAGGGTCTACTTGTCG AGCTCCCCGCCATCTTTCTGTGCCGCTGGCAGGACGTCCGACCTGGAGTCCATCCTGAGCGTGATAGAGGACGCAGAGAGCTTCATCTACATCTCTGTCATGAACTACCTGCCTACCTTGGAGTTCTCTCATCCTAAGAG GTATTGGGAGGACATAGACACCCAGCTGAGGCGGGTGGCCTACGAGAAGCGCGTGCGAGTGCGGCTGCTGATCAGCTGCTGGGCCAGCACGCCGCCCGCCATGTTTCCCTTCCTGAAGTCACTGGCGGCCGTCTACGAGCCCAAAAGCAAACTGGACATCCAAGCG CGACTCTTCGTGGTTCCTGCCAGTGCCGAGCAGAAGAAGATCCCCTTTGCCAGAGTCAACCACAACAAGTACATGGTGACTGACAAGGTCGCCTACATCG GGACGTCCAACTGGTCGGGGGACTACTTTGTGAACACAGCAGGATCCGCGTTGGTGGTCAACCAGACGGCGTCCTCATCCCTGGAGCCCACCGTCCAATCACAGCTGAGGGATGTGTTCGAGAGAGACTGGAGCTCCGCCTACAGCGTCCCGCTCACGCAGCACACCAACCTCAAAGACGTCTGCTAG